In Candidatus Zixiibacteriota bacterium, one genomic interval encodes:
- the nuoI gene encoding NADH-quinone oxidoreductase subunit NuoI has protein sequence MAVKEIIKALGHVIFKMPIGFAVTLKHLFKRPVTLDYPARKKPMTPRYRGRHYLERYDDGTERCVCCGLCAAACPADAIYMEPEESENGERRAEVYEINLLRCIFCGFCEEACPEEAVFLGQDYEFSDSERNSFIWTKEQMLVPHPRQDNPFKRIIRRVRRVYGILDKTK, from the coding sequence ATGGCAGTGAAAGAGATTATAAAAGCCCTCGGACATGTGATTTTCAAGATGCCTATCGGCTTTGCGGTCACGCTGAAGCACTTGTTCAAACGACCGGTGACACTGGATTATCCGGCGCGCAAGAAGCCGATGACCCCACGCTACCGGGGGCGGCATTATCTGGAACGCTACGACGACGGCACCGAACGATGTGTCTGCTGCGGTCTCTGCGCCGCCGCCTGCCCGGCTGATGCTATCTACATGGAGCCTGAGGAATCTGAAAACGGAGAACGCCGCGCCGAGGTGTATGAGATAAACCTGCTGCGCTGTATTTTCTGCGGTTTTTGTGAAGAAGCCTGCCCGGAAGAAGCTGTCTTTCTGGGACAAGATTACGAGTTTTCCGACTCGGAACGGAACTCATTCATCTGGACCAAGGAGCAGATGCTGGTTCCGCACCCACGTCAGGACAATCCGTTCAAACGCATCATCCGCCGTGTGAGAAGAGTGTACGGCATACTGGATAAAACAAAATGA
- a CDS encoding NADH-quinone oxidoreductase subunit J has translation MSLDTIIFGASAVIAVFGAVMMIGQRNPVASVLYFIVSLVAQAVLYVQLGALFLGAVLIIVYAGAILVLFLFVIMLLNLRGTEDFGGGSSPVSKFTKFLVAALLAVELGFVVRNGVFPDAGTQTILPDGFGSVKAVAELIFMKYLYPFELTSVLLLVAIVGAVVLAGRSRASESRDRVEDAGAAGNPPIEEVHG, from the coding sequence ATGAGTCTCGACACGATCATTTTCGGAGCATCAGCAGTCATCGCCGTTTTTGGTGCGGTCATGATGATCGGCCAGCGCAATCCGGTCGCCTCCGTCTTATACTTCATCGTGTCGCTGGTGGCGCAGGCGGTTCTCTACGTGCAACTCGGCGCTCTGTTTTTGGGAGCGGTGCTGATAATTGTATACGCCGGTGCAATCCTGGTGCTGTTCTTGTTCGTGATAATGCTTCTGAACCTTCGCGGGACGGAAGACTTTGGCGGCGGTTCGTCGCCGGTGAGTAAGTTTACCAAATTCCTGGTGGCCGCATTGCTCGCCGTGGAGTTAGGATTCGTCGTGAGGAACGGCGTGTTTCCGGACGCAGGCACCCAGACAATACTGCCTGACGGTTTCGGATCGGTCAAAGCGGTGGCCGAGTTGATCTTCATGAAGTACCTCTATCCCTTCGAACTGACCTCAGTACTATTGTTGGTGGCCATCGTCGGCGCCGTGGTGCTGGCCGGTCGTTCGAGAGCATCAGAGTCAAGAGACAGGGTGGAGGATGCAGGTGCGGCAGGCAACCCTCCCATCGAAGAGGTGCATGGCTAA
- the nuoK gene encoding NADH-quinone oxidoreductase subunit NuoK: MVTIPAFLVVAVVLFGIGCVGVMISRNIIIMFMCVELMLNAANLALIAFSQALGKEDGHVMVFLVLTVAAAEAAVGLAMVIMIFRNRETINIDRFGILKW, encoded by the coding sequence ATGGTGACTATTCCTGCATTCCTGGTGGTAGCAGTGGTGCTGTTCGGGATCGGCTGTGTTGGCGTGATGATATCGCGCAACATCATAATTATGTTTATGTGTGTGGAGTTGATGCTCAACGCCGCCAACCTGGCGCTGATCGCTTTCTCGCAAGCACTGGGCAAAGAAGATGGCCACGTAATGGTGTTTTTGGTCCTGACCGTCGCAGCGGCTGAAGCCGCGGTGGGGCTGGCTATGGTGATAATGATTTTCCGTAATCGCGAAACGATAAACATCGATCGGTTTGGGATACTGAAGTGGTAG
- the nuoL gene encoding NADH-quinone oxidoreductase subunit L, with protein sequence MAEYLYLVPALPLAGFLINGLLIGRLPRPVVSFVACASIGVSFVVSVLLFFDLKGLPADGRIIEQVLLPWIMAGDFHVNIALMLDPLSAVMILVVTGVGFLIHVYSIGYMHKDPGYARYFTYLNLFTFSMLVLVLADNFLFMFVGWEGVGLCSYLLIGFWFDRQSATDAGKKAFIVNRIGDFGFLIGMFIIFWQVGSLDFQTVMHSAPGSFAAGGTLITAACLLLFVGATGKSAQIPLFVWLPDAMEGPTPVSALIHAATMVTAGVYMIARSNVLFLMAPDALMIVAIIGAATAFFAATIGLAQNDIKRVLAYSTVSQLGYMFLACGVAAFTAGIFHLMTHAFFKALLFLGAGSVIHAMSDEQDMRKMGGLKKYVPITYATMLLATLAISGIPLFSGFFSKDEILWKSFSSHYGHPLLWVIGVVTAGLTAFYMFRLVYLTFFGSERMDDHTREHLHESPRSMTMPLIVLAGLSVVGGFVGLPHVFGFTNYFEQWLEPVMAGASQHAASQAMAAGGGNTGLELGLMAVSVLMVAFAIYMAYRIYNRAPEMATRLRDKMPWAHRILLNKYFVDEIYSAAIVRPVVNGSKFLWTIFDVRLIDGLVNGLATIYGDMAQLLRTGQTGRVRTYATLFVFGVVVIVALMLFG encoded by the coding sequence ATGGCTGAGTATTTGTATCTGGTACCGGCCCTCCCGCTGGCCGGGTTCCTGATCAACGGTCTCCTGATCGGTCGTCTGCCGAGACCGGTGGTATCTTTTGTTGCCTGTGCTTCGATTGGTGTATCGTTTGTGGTCTCGGTCTTGCTCTTCTTCGATTTGAAAGGGCTGCCTGCTGACGGTCGTATAATCGAGCAGGTCCTCCTGCCGTGGATAATGGCCGGTGATTTCCATGTCAACATCGCTCTCATGCTCGACCCGCTGTCGGCCGTCATGATTCTGGTAGTCACCGGTGTCGGGTTCCTGATCCATGTCTATTCAATCGGCTACATGCACAAGGACCCCGGGTATGCCCGCTACTTCACCTATCTGAATCTCTTTACTTTCTCCATGCTGGTGTTGGTGCTGGCCGACAATTTCCTGTTCATGTTCGTCGGCTGGGAGGGCGTGGGGTTGTGTTCGTATCTTCTGATCGGCTTTTGGTTCGACCGACAGTCGGCCACCGATGCGGGCAAGAAGGCGTTCATCGTCAACCGTATCGGCGATTTCGGATTCTTGATAGGCATGTTTATAATCTTCTGGCAGGTCGGTTCGCTTGATTTTCAGACCGTGATGCACAGCGCACCCGGTTCGTTCGCGGCCGGTGGTACTTTGATCACCGCAGCTTGTCTTTTGTTGTTCGTGGGCGCCACCGGCAAGTCGGCTCAGATTCCGCTGTTTGTCTGGTTGCCCGACGCCATGGAAGGACCCACGCCGGTCTCGGCTCTGATCCACGCGGCTACTATGGTGACAGCCGGCGTCTACATGATCGCCCGCAGCAATGTGCTCTTTCTGATGGCGCCGGATGCCTTAATGATCGTGGCTATAATCGGCGCCGCCACAGCCTTCTTTGCGGCCACCATCGGTCTGGCCCAAAACGACATCAAACGTGTATTGGCCTATTCGACGGTGAGCCAGTTGGGTTATATGTTCCTGGCTTGCGGCGTGGCAGCTTTCACGGCAGGTATCTTTCACTTGATGACTCATGCCTTTTTTAAGGCGTTGCTCTTTCTCGGGGCCGGCTCGGTCATCCATGCCATGTCCGACGAACAGGACATGCGAAAAATGGGCGGCCTCAAGAAGTACGTGCCGATCACCTATGCGACGATGCTGCTTGCTACGCTGGCCATATCCGGCATTCCGCTTTTCAGTGGCTTTTTCTCCAAGGATGAAATCCTGTGGAAATCGTTCTCATCGCACTATGGCCATCCACTCTTGTGGGTGATCGGAGTTGTGACAGCCGGCTTGACCGCCTTCTATATGTTCCGGCTTGTCTATCTGACTTTCTTTGGCTCTGAACGCATGGACGATCACACTCGCGAACACTTGCACGAATCACCGAGATCCATGACTATGCCGTTGATAGTTCTGGCCGGTCTCTCGGTTGTTGGTGGGTTTGTCGGCTTGCCTCACGTGTTCGGCTTCACCAATTACTTCGAACAGTGGCTTGAGCCGGTAATGGCCGGTGCTTCGCAGCATGCTGCCTCGCAGGCCATGGCCGCAGGCGGCGGTAACACCGGACTGGAACTGGGTCTGATGGCCGTCTCGGTGCTGATGGTCGCCTTTGCCATTTATATGGCCTACCGAATATACAACCGGGCTCCGGAGATGGCGACCAGACTACGCGACAAGATGCCCTGGGCTCATCGTATTCTGCTGAACAAGTATTTTGTGGATGAAATATATAGTGCTGCGATAGTCCGTCCGGTGGTCAATGGGTCCAAGTTCCTGTGGACGATTTTCGACGTTCGACTGATCGACGGGCTGGTTAACGGGCTGGCCACAATCTATGGTGATATGGCCCAACTCCTCCGCACCGGTCAAACCGGACGGGTGCGCACCTACGCCACTTTGTTCGTTTTCGGCGTGGTTGTCATTGTGGCCCTGATGCTTTTTGGATAG
- a CDS encoding NADH-quinone oxidoreductase subunit M encodes MENTILTLVTFFPTIGVLLLLLVPRERHDSIKAVSLIVAFVTMLLSFMLWSMFDPVANGMQFEYDLPWVMSMGIHYHMGIDGISLVLIVLTTILTVLAILASWRSITTGVKGYFICLLLLQTGMIGVFCALDLFLFYVFWEVMLVPMYFLIGVWGGPRRVYAAIKFVLFTMFGSLLMLVAILYVLFQYQAFSGEYSFDLMKLVSMPTVYRDQLWLFGAFALAFAIKVPLWPFHTWLPDAHVEAPTAGSVILAGVLLKMGAYGFLRICLPMFPDATMTYLPYICVLSLIAIIYGALVAMVQKDVKSLVAFSSVSHMGFVMLGMFALNFQGMQGSVLQMINHGISTGALFLLVGMIYERRHTRMISEFGGLARVMPFFAAVFLITTLSSIGLPLTNGFVGEFLILLGMFKANTVYAVIAASGVILSACYMLWMFQRVVFGKVTKPENQELTDLSWREKLIMVPLVLLMFGIGVYPKPLLERMEPAVKQVLQHVARAQTVRLDEDGQVREIAIQPGNEQLTTAHLTQGGISCPK; translated from the coding sequence ATGGAAAACACAATACTGACACTGGTGACATTCTTCCCGACCATCGGCGTGCTCCTGCTCTTGCTGGTGCCGAGAGAACGACATGACAGCATCAAAGCAGTGAGCTTAATAGTTGCATTTGTAACTATGTTACTGTCGTTTATGTTGTGGTCGATGTTCGATCCGGTGGCCAACGGCATGCAATTCGAGTATGACTTGCCCTGGGTGATGTCGATGGGTATCCACTACCACATGGGTATCGACGGCATCTCCCTGGTGCTGATCGTCCTCACCACTATTCTGACCGTCCTGGCCATTCTCGCTTCGTGGCGTTCCATTACCACCGGCGTGAAGGGCTACTTCATCTGCCTACTGCTCTTACAGACCGGGATGATCGGCGTGTTCTGCGCTTTGGACTTGTTCTTGTTCTATGTATTCTGGGAAGTCATGCTGGTGCCCATGTATTTCCTGATCGGCGTCTGGGGCGGACCGCGGCGCGTTTATGCAGCCATAAAATTCGTGCTGTTCACCATGTTCGGGTCGCTCTTGATGCTGGTCGCAATTTTGTATGTGCTCTTTCAGTATCAGGCGTTCTCTGGTGAGTACTCATTCGATTTGATGAAACTGGTATCCATGCCGACGGTCTACCGCGATCAGCTCTGGCTCTTCGGCGCTTTTGCCTTAGCCTTTGCCATCAAAGTCCCGTTGTGGCCCTTCCATACCTGGCTACCGGACGCGCATGTCGAGGCGCCCACGGCCGGCTCGGTGATTCTGGCCGGTGTGCTTCTGAAAATGGGTGCCTATGGTTTCCTGAGAATATGTCTGCCCATGTTCCCGGACGCCACTATGACATACCTGCCGTATATATGCGTCTTAAGTTTGATCGCGATCATTTACGGTGCCCTCGTAGCGATGGTGCAGAAGGACGTCAAGTCGCTGGTGGCCTTTTCATCTGTCTCACACATGGGCTTCGTCATGCTCGGGATGTTCGCACTCAACTTTCAGGGGATGCAAGGCTCGGTGTTACAAATGATCAACCATGGCATCTCCACCGGCGCACTGTTCCTGCTCGTCGGTATGATCTATGAGCGACGGCACACCCGCATGATTTCAGAATTCGGTGGCCTGGCCAGGGTGATGCCGTTCTTTGCCGCTGTCTTCTTGATAACGACACTTTCATCGATCGGCCTACCACTGACCAACGGTTTTGTCGGTGAGTTCCTGATTCTTTTGGGCATGTTTAAGGCCAACACTGTCTATGCCGTCATCGCGGCCAGCGGCGTGATACTGTCCGCCTGCTACATGCTGTGGATGTTCCAGCGGGTAGTGTTCGGCAAAGTCACCAAACCGGAAAACCAGGAGTTGACCGATCTCTCCTGGCGTGAAAAATTGATCATGGTTCCGCTGGTGTTGCTCATGTTCGGCATTGGTGTCTATCCCAAACCGCTGCTTGAGCGAATGGAACCGGCCGTAAAACAGGTACTGCAACACGTGGCCAGGGCACAGACAGTCAGACTAGACGAAGACGGACAAGTCAGAGAGATAGCTATCCAACCGGGAAACGAACAACTAACGACCGCCCATTTGACCCAAGGAGGTATCTCATGTCCGAAGTGA
- a CDS encoding glutaredoxin family protein: MSEVIIYTKEGCPYCAAAKKHYTEQGVSFNEIDINVEEGAKDKLLSITKGERIVPVIIEGDDVKLGFGGG, from the coding sequence ATGTCCGAAGTGATTATCTATACCAAGGAGGGATGTCCGTACTGTGCCGCCGCCAAAAAGCACTACACGGAACAAGGCGTCTCGTTCAACGAAATCGACATCAACGTTGAAGAGGGAGCCAAGGACAAGCTGCTTTCAATAACCAAAGGTGAGCGCATCGTCCCGGTCATCATCGAAGGAGATGATGTCAAGCTCGGTTTCGGAGGCGGTTGA
- a CDS encoding NADH-quinone oxidoreductase subunit N, with the protein MDFTSASINFELIYSEIALLSAAFLILVTSAQRHIARLAPLVALLGMAVSMFYAVQQWGNQMSGFFGMVTCDDFGTAFKILFLIVAMLVLLIAHRYLSVKRISNPEFYALLLISTMGMMVMANTTDLLVMFLGLEIMSVPLYVMAGLARRSLESNEAGIKYFIMGAFASAFLLLGIAFVFGASGTTDLRRIVADFSFIVSNFSYYLYVGAGLILIGFGFKVAAVPFHSWVPDVYQGAPTPVTAFFSVGPKAAGFAVMLRIFLYGFAQMDLLSDLFWILAVLTMTVGNILALKQDNVKRMLACSSIAHAGYILVALCVGSSDALAAALFYLVGYAMFNLGAFAVVTLLETRSGCKSDFTELNGMASSAPYLSAVLALFMFALSGFPPTVGFFGKFYVFSTAVKSGYILLTVIGVMNSFLSVYYYLRVIKTSYFDKLEGTFAPVTYSPAIMLVLVITVVGTLGLGFFPDQVLKLSQSALFAFL; encoded by the coding sequence ATGGACTTTACGTCGGCCTCGATAAATTTCGAACTGATCTACTCGGAAATCGCGCTGTTATCTGCCGCCTTTCTGATTTTGGTAACTTCTGCCCAGCGGCATATCGCACGTTTGGCCCCGCTGGTAGCACTGCTTGGTATGGCCGTCTCTATGTTCTATGCTGTGCAGCAGTGGGGCAATCAGATGTCCGGGTTCTTCGGTATGGTCACCTGTGATGATTTCGGCACTGCATTTAAGATACTATTCCTGATCGTGGCCATGTTGGTTTTGTTGATTGCGCATCGTTACCTCTCGGTCAAGCGAATCAGCAACCCGGAATTCTACGCCCTACTTTTGATTTCGACTATGGGCATGATGGTGATGGCCAACACGACCGATTTGCTGGTCATGTTCCTGGGCCTTGAAATCATGTCGGTACCGCTGTATGTCATGGCCGGGTTGGCCCGGCGGTCGCTTGAGTCGAACGAAGCCGGCATCAAGTATTTCATCATGGGCGCGTTCGCCTCGGCCTTTCTACTGTTGGGCATCGCCTTTGTGTTCGGTGCGTCGGGCACGACCGACCTCAGACGCATCGTGGCCGATTTCAGCTTCATTGTCTCCAACTTCAGCTACTACCTGTACGTCGGTGCCGGTCTGATTCTGATCGGATTCGGCTTCAAGGTTGCGGCGGTGCCGTTCCACAGTTGGGTGCCTGACGTCTACCAGGGTGCGCCGACACCGGTGACAGCGTTCTTCTCGGTTGGACCCAAAGCAGCCGGTTTTGCGGTGATGCTGCGCATCTTCCTGTATGGTTTTGCACAAATGGACCTCTTGAGTGATTTGTTCTGGATACTCGCGGTGCTAACGATGACCGTCGGCAATATCCTGGCCCTCAAACAGGACAATGTCAAACGAATGCTGGCCTGTTCTTCGATAGCGCACGCCGGGTACATACTGGTGGCTCTTTGCGTCGGCTCAAGCGATGCTCTGGCGGCAGCCTTGTTCTACCTTGTCGGCTACGCAATGTTCAACCTGGGCGCTTTTGCGGTGGTGACGCTCCTGGAAACGCGGTCCGGATGCAAGTCTGACTTCACTGAGCTAAACGGCATGGCATCATCTGCGCCGTACTTGTCGGCGGTGCTGGCCTTGTTCATGTTCGCGTTGTCCGGATTCCCACCGACGGTCGGGTTCTTTGGTAAATTCTATGTCTTCTCAACGGCTGTTAAGTCCGGTTACATATTGTTGACGGTGATCGGCGTTATGAATTCGTTTTTGTCGGTCTATTACTATCTGCGTGTGATCAAGACGTCGTACTTCGACAAACTTGAGGGCACGTTCGCACCGGTTACTTACTCTCCCGCTATCATGCTGGTGTTGGTGATAACTGTCGTCGGCACTCTTGGTCTGGGTTTCTTCCCGGACCAGGTACTCAAACTTTCCCAGTCGGCACTGTTTGCCTTTTTGTAG
- a CDS encoding toll/interleukin-1 receptor domain-containing protein, translating to MTGDATKNSDIFISYSSKDRGRIAPLVEALEGVGWAVWWDRKIPVGKTYNEVIEAALNSCGCVIVVWSENSIESEYVRDETSEAKSQHKLVPVLIDQVKPPLEFRRIQAANLLNWAPEAESAEFDELLDAITDMIGKPESTRDSLDQAEVGDEDEDVDDDEDDDDDEDEDEDEDELESDDWFDKGYEAQERNQHKKALRCYTRAIDLDPDSAETYCNRGNAYDSLMRYGDALKDYRKAIRLDPNDADIYLNRGNTYSTLERFEEALEDYSAALKLEPDDAYVYGQRGFVLHRLERYEEALRDYDMALKLAPDDANTFHHNRGDAFFELGRYDAALREFGAAIEIDPEDLSTLQGLAEVCIIVGRYDDAFGYAKKAQALSLEHKDSSISLYLGCIARKLLGQDTEETSGRFNELLQKEFQIDWSFKKIDDWVKTAELSDDVREFIVAKTALLKTKQKKKE from the coding sequence ATGACCGGTGACGCCACTAAGAACAGCGACATCTTCATAAGTTATTCAAGCAAGGACCGCGGTCGCATCGCTCCCTTGGTGGAAGCTCTGGAAGGAGTGGGGTGGGCTGTCTGGTGGGACCGTAAGATTCCTGTCGGCAAGACCTACAATGAGGTCATCGAAGCAGCTTTGAACTCGTGCGGATGTGTGATCGTCGTCTGGTCGGAAAACTCGATTGAATCTGAATATGTACGGGACGAAACCAGTGAGGCCAAGAGCCAGCATAAGCTCGTTCCCGTATTGATAGATCAAGTCAAACCACCCCTTGAATTCCGACGAATCCAAGCCGCCAACCTGTTGAACTGGGCGCCGGAAGCTGAAAGCGCCGAGTTTGACGAACTCCTGGATGCCATCACGGACATGATAGGTAAACCTGAGAGTACCCGGGATAGCCTGGACCAGGCTGAGGTAGGGGATGAGGATGAAGACGTCGATGACGATGAAGATGACGATGACGATGAAGATGAAGATGAAGATGAAGATGAACTGGAGTCCGATGACTGGTTTGACAAGGGATACGAGGCTCAAGAACGCAACCAACACAAGAAGGCCCTGCGCTGTTACACCCGTGCCATCGATCTCGACCCCGATAGCGCCGAGACGTATTGCAATCGCGGCAACGCTTACGACTCTCTTATGCGATATGGTGATGCACTAAAAGACTACCGAAAGGCTATCCGGCTAGATCCGAATGATGCCGACATTTATCTAAACCGAGGCAATACATACAGCACACTGGAGCGTTTCGAGGAGGCATTGGAGGACTATAGTGCGGCCCTCAAACTTGAGCCGGATGATGCCTATGTATACGGACAAAGGGGATTCGTTTTGCATAGACTGGAGCGTTACGAAGAGGCTCTGAGGGACTACGATATGGCACTTAAGCTGGCTCCGGATGATGCCAATACGTTCCATCACAACAGGGGAGATGCATTCTTCGAACTGGGGCGTTACGATGCTGCTCTGAGAGAGTTCGGTGCAGCGATCGAGATTGACCCAGAGGACTTGTCTACGCTACAGGGTCTGGCCGAAGTGTGCATAATCGTGGGACGTTATGATGACGCATTCGGGTATGCCAAGAAAGCCCAAGCACTATCCCTGGAACATAAGGATTCATCCATTTCTTTGTATCTTGGATGCATTGCCCGGAAGTTGCTGGGACAGGATACTGAGGAAACGTCAGGCAGGTTCAATGAGTTGCTCCAAAAGGAGTTTCAGATCGATTGGTCTTTCAAGAAGATCGATGACTGGGTCAAGACCGCCGAATTATCTGACGATGTACGGGAGTTTATTGTTGCGAAGACGGCGTTGCTGAAGACCAAGCAGAAGAAGAAGGAATAG